Genomic window (Stenotrophomonas maltophilia):
CAACATGTGGGCCGCGAAGCTGCCACGCGGATCGTGATCTGTAGAGTCGAGCCATGCTCGACTCGGCTCTGCATCCATCCACGCATGGCGTGGATCTACTGCAAAAGCAGCCGAGCATGGGCTCGGCTCTACAGGTCGGTCAGCGGCTTCCAGCCGGGTTCCAGCCAGGGTGAGATCTCGCGCTGGCGGACGGTGATTGACTCCGTCGGCAGCCCAGCCAAGCGCGCAAGCTCCGCACGCAGCAGCTCGGAATCCACCGGCACGGCCACAGCCACCTGCAGCCGATCACGCTGATGCCTCACCTGTACCGGTAGCATCGCGTGCGCGTCATGCTCGCCGCCGGTACGTCCTATCGGGTAGCGCATGGTTACCGGCCGTGACAGCTGCACCAGTGCGGGCTGCCACGCCTGCAGCACGAGGGGCTGCCCGGCGGCGGGAACACGCACTTCAGCAATCGTGGCCGGGTAGCCGGTGAGGCTCTCGACCATGACCTGGAAGCGCGCGCCATCCGGCACGACCAGCACGGCGGCGATCAATGCGGAGAGCGAAACGAACGCCGCCGCAAGATTCCAGCTGCGCGGCGCGGTGGCCGGGCGCGTTGCGGTGCGCAGGCCCGGTCTGCGCCGCAGCTTGCGCGCGTAGATGCGCCGGTCCTTCCTGCGCGGGCTGCTGCTGTGCTCGGGCAGGTTCAAGGGAACCCGTGGAAGGCGCGCTGCGCGGGCCTTGATCAGGTGCGACAGCAGCATCCACGCGATCGCGAACGCCAGCAGCGGAAGCAGCGTTCGCACCCACAGATACAGCGTGACCATCCTCAATACCTCTACATACGACCATCCATGCTCATTCACATCCTACCGGGACCGCGCGGCGGTTGTCGTATCCGCCAGCCGACAAGCACAGGGGGCTTGGTTAGGATGGTCCTTTGTTGTCACGGATGAACCGATGGTCTCTGCTGCTACCCGCTTCTGTCGTATCTGTGGTCCCGGCCCGATCCTGCTGGCACTGCAGGTGGTGGCACTGCTGGCGGTCGCCCTTGCAGTCGGCTTCTTCCACTACCGCGTGGGACTGCTGCTGGAGCCGGTGGATGATGCATGCGGTGGTCCCGATCCTGTCGCGCGCATGCAGGTGGCCGAACAACTGCTGGCGCGGTCCACTGCGCTTGCACCGTGGCAACCGTTGCAGTGGATTCCGATGGCGGGTGTGGTACTGGCGCTGCTGGGCGCGATGTCGATCAGCGTCTACCGGCTGGGCCGCCTGTCGGAACGCCTGCGACGTGCCAACTGGGGGCTGATGGCGCTGCACGCCGCGATCCTGGCGCTGGCCGTCAGGGCATTGCACCTGTACGACATGGCATGGATCAGCGTAGCCAAACTGTCCCCAGCGGCGTGCCTGGTGGAACTGGGCGAGCAGGGCCGGCTGCCGCTGGCACAGGCGCAACAGGTGGTGTTCGGCATCCTCACCCGCGAGCACGCACCGCTGCTGCGCAATCCCGATGATCTTGCCCTGGTGCTGGTCGCGTTGATGCTGATGGCGATGGCTGCAGGATTCATGCTGTGGCGAGCGATCGTGCGCGAGCGTCAGGTGCCGTCGCCCAGCCCATAGCGGGTGTGTGACCAACCACGCGCCCGCAATCGCGCTAAAGTCAGCACTTCGCTACTGCAAGGAAGTGCTGATGCGTTGGTTGCTGCGGACTGTGCCGTTGCTGCTGTGCTCGTTGGCGGTACACGCCGCCGAGGTGGAGCGCCGAATTGCGGTGACCATCGACGACCTGCCCTGGGCGCGGGTGGACGAGATCGTTCCGCAGGACCTGCAGTCGCGGCATGAAGCGCTGATGGCACAGCTGCACCAGGCGGGCGTGCCGGTGGTCGGCTTCGTCAACGAGAACAAGCTTGAGATCGACGGGGAGGTGCAGCCGGCGCGGGTGCAGATGCTGCGCGACTGGCTGGACGCCGGTTATGTGCTGGGCAACCACACCTACTCACACATGGATCTGAACGCCAAGGGCGTGCCTGCGTTCCAGCAGGATTTCCTGCGTGGCGAGACGGTGCTGCGGCCTTTGCTGGCCGAGCGCGGGCTGAAACCGGAGTGGATGCGTCACCCCTATCTGCGTGCCGGGCGCACGCCGGAAGAACGCGCGGAGATGGACGCGTTCTTCAAGACACATGGCTACCGCGTGGCGCCGGTGACGGTCGAC
Coding sequences:
- a CDS encoding polysaccharide deacetylase family protein — translated: MRWLLRTVPLLLCSLAVHAAEVERRIAVTIDDLPWARVDEIVPQDLQSRHEALMAQLHQAGVPVVGFVNENKLEIDGEVQPARVQMLRDWLDAGYVLGNHTYSHMDLNAKGVPAFQQDFLRGETVLRPLLAERGLKPEWMRHPYLRAGRTPEERAEMDAFFKTHGYRVAPVTVDNGEWVWAFAYANVMNEQPDSPEREATLAQLRKGYVPYMLNKLDYYERQSQALLGYALPQVWLMHANELNAATFAELVAATKRRGYRFISLDEAMRDPAYARGAEGYSGRYGPSWLHRWAMAEKKPKGFYAGEPEVPKWVMKLAKVDSE